From Dioscorea cayenensis subsp. rotundata cultivar TDr96_F1 chromosome 13, TDr96_F1_v2_PseudoChromosome.rev07_lg8_w22 25.fasta, whole genome shotgun sequence, the proteins below share one genomic window:
- the LOC120274515 gene encoding LOW QUALITY PROTEIN: flavonoid 3'-monooxygenase CYP75B137-like (The sequence of the model RefSeq protein was modified relative to this genomic sequence to represent the inferred CDS: deleted 1 base in 1 codon): protein MASLLLVITTILFSSLLITIFFSIASKKKNNNKANHHHPLPPGPKGWPMLGNLLQLGSKPHEALTALSKTYGPLFKLQFGSVTVVVASSVEVASQFLKTLDANFSNRPPNCMAEYVAYNYQSMAFTHYGPRWRMLRRLCTTHLFSTKALDDLRYVREEEVALLARKFVQAKDTSTSIGVEVGKEVDACAANALTRALFKRRVFEEENGPDGGEFRNVLEEVLKLGSAFNIEDFLPWIKALDLRGLLSKLRRLHRWYDDTLTKIMQEHKMTDVSQGHEDKGNKDKDFLSVLLALKEDGNLDEETKTKLTDTDIKALLTDLFTGGTDTTSSTVEWALVELIRHPDMLAAAQKELDSIVGRSRLVSEFDLNNVPVLQAIIKETFRLHPPVPLLIPHTAAEPCEVAGYHVPKGASLLVNVWAICRDPKVWSRPLEFDPSRFLSGGKYADVDLKGSHFELIPFGSGRRICVGMRLGLRMLTLLLASLVHGFDWALPDGLTPEALSMDVEFGLTLERSVPLVARPIPRLAHDAYVA from the exons ATGGCTTCTCTTCTCCTAGTGATCACCACCATTCTATTCTCCTCTctcctcatcaccatcttcttctccattgctagcaagaagaagaataataacaaAGCTAATCACCATCATCCATTACCACCCGGCCCAAAAGGATGGCCAATGCTCGGCAACCTACTTCAGCTCGGCTCAAAGCCACACGAAGCACTG ACGGCCCTCTCCAAAACCTATGGCCCTCTTTTCAAGCTCCAGTTCGGCTCCGTCACCGTAGTCGTGGCCAGCTCCGTCGAAGTCGCCTCACAGTTCCTCAAAACTCTCGACGCCAACTTCTCCAACCGGCCACCAAACTGCATGGCCGAATACGTGGCCTATAACTACCAAAGCATGGCTTTCACCCACTACGGTCCTCGCTGGCGCATGCTCCGCCGCTTGTGCACAACCCATCTCTTCTCCACTAAAGCTCTCGACGACCTGCGCTACGTCCGAGAGGAGGAGGTGGCACTGCTGGCTCGCAAGTTCGTGCAAGCCAAGGACACTAGTACTAGCATCGGTGTGGAAGTAGGAAAAGAAGTGGATGCTTGCGCTGCCAACGCCCTCACAAGAGCCCTGTTCAAGAGACGAGTGTTTGAAGAGGAGAACGGACCGGATGGTGGAGAGTTTAGGAATGTATTAGAAGAGGTCTTAAAGCTGGGCAGCGCTTTCAACATTGAGGATTTCCTCCCTTGGATCAAGGCTCTGGATCTACGTGGGCTTTTGTCTAAACTGAGGAGGCTTCATCGTTGGTACGATGACACCTTAACCAAAATCATGCAGGAGCACAAGATGACTGATGTAAGTCAAGGTCATGAAGACAAAGGTAATAAAGATAAAGATTTTCTTAGTGTGCTGTTAGCACTCAAGGAGGATGGTAACTTGGATGAAGAAACTAAAACTAAGCTCACTGATACCGACATCAAGGCCTTGCTCACG GACTTGTTCACTGGAGGGACTGACACGACTTCGAGCACGGTGGAGTGGGCGCTGGTGGAGCTTATCCGGCACCCAGACATGCTGGCCGCCGCACAGAAAGAGTTAGATTCTATTGTTGGCCGGTCTAGGCTCGTGTCGGAGTTCGACTTGAATAACGTCCCGGTCTTGCAAGCCATCATCAAGGAGACGTTCCGGCTCCACCCACCAGTTCCTCTCTTGATCCCTCACACCGCCGCCGAGCCATGCGAAGTGGCTGGCTATCACGTCCCTAAAGGTGCCTCTCTTTTGGTTAACGTGTGGGCTATATGCAGGGACCCAAAGGTCTGGTCTCGGCCACTGGAGTTTGACCCGAGCCGGTTCCTCTCCGGAGGAAAGTATGCTGACGTGGACTTGAAAGGGAGCCACTTTGAGCTGATTCCGTTCGGCTCCGGCCGCCGGATTTGCGTGGGAATGAGGCTGGGTTTGAGGATGCTGACGTTACTGCTGGCCAGCTTAGTGCATGGATTTGATTGGGCCTTGCCTGATGGGCTTACTCCTGAGGCTTTGAGTATGGACGTGGAGTTTGGGCTTACTTTGGAAAGGAGTGTTCCTTTAGTGGCCCGGCCCATTCCAAGGTTGGCCCATGATGCCTATGTGGCCTAG
- the LOC120274577 gene encoding flavonoid 3'-monooxygenase CYP75B137-like translates to MASLLLLLTILLISTIFIIFMISISNKKNKTNKAPLPPGPKGWPIIGNLNQIGSKPHETLHTLSKIYGPLYRLQLGSVTVVVANSPDVASQFLRTLDTNFCNRPQFTIGEYMGYGYRAPGSMPYGPGWLMFRRLCNIHLFSNKALDDLRHVREEEVSLLARKFVQAKDTSITVGVEVGKELNACAANALTRALFRRRVFEEDNGPDVEEFKKVLEENLKLATGLNIEDFFPWIKALDVRGFVAKLKRLHRWYDNTLTKIIDEHKSKPKIAIEGEAEGKDLLSVLLRLKDADVKDKETDNYKLTDTDIKALLTDLFIGGTDTTSLMVEWALVELIRHPDILAAAQKELDSIVGQSRLVSELDLSDIPLLEAIIKETFRLHPPVPHLIPHTASEACEVAGYYVPKATVLLVNVWTICRDPEVWSRPMEFDPSRFLPGGENADVDVKGSHFELIPFGAGRRICLGMRLGMRMTTLLLASLVHGFDWALPDGLSPENMNMDVEYGLTLERIVPLVARPIPRLAPNAYVV, encoded by the exons ATggcttctcttctccttctcctcacAATCCTTCTCATCTCCACtatcttcatcatattcatgatCTCCATTtctaacaaaaagaacaaaaccaacaaaGCTCCATTACCACCAGGTCCAAAAGGCTGGCCAATCATCGGCAACCTAAATCAAATCGGCTCCAAGCCACATGAAACACTGCACACCCTCTCCAAAATCTATGGCCCTCTCTATAGACTCCAGTTGGGCTCTGTGACCGTTGTTGTCGCCAACTCACCCGATGTTGCATCCCAATTCCTCCGCACTCTTGATACCAACTTTTGCAACAGACCACAATTCACCATCGGTGAGTACATGGGCTACGGCTACAGAGCCCCGGGTTCAATGCCCTACGGCCCTGGCTGGCTCATGTTCCGCCGCTTGTGCAACATCCATCTCTTCTCCAATAAAGCTCTTGACGACCTGCGCCACGTCCGAGAGGAGGAGGTGTCACTGTTGGCTCGCAAGTTCGTGCAAGCAAAGGACACTAGTATTACTGTAGGTGTGGAAGTAGGGAAAGAGTTGAATGCTTGTGCTGCCAACGCCTTAACAAGAGCACTGTTCAGAAGACGAGTGTTTGAGGAGGACAACGGCCCAGACGTTGAAGAGTTTAAGAAGGTTTTAGAAGAGAACTTAAAGCTCGCCACTGGTTTGAACATTGAGGATTTCTTCCCATGGATCAAAGCTTTGGATGTGCGTGGTTTTGTGGCTAAGCTGAAAAGGCTTCACCGTTGGTATGATAACACCTTAACCAAAATCATAGATGAACACAAGTCTAAGCCTAAGATTGCAATTGAAGGTGAAGCTGAAGGTAAAGATTTGCTTAGTGTGCTCTTAAGGTTGAAGGATGCTGATGTTAAAGATAAAGAAACTGATAATTATAAGCTCACTGACACCGACATCAAGGCCTTGCTCACG GACTTGTTCATTGGTGGTACCGATACTACATCATTGATGGTGGAGTGGGCGTTGGTGGAGCTTATCCGTCACCCAGACATCCTCGCCGCCGCACAGAAAGAGTTAGATTCCATTGTTGGGCAGTCTCGGTTAGTGTCTGAGCTTGACCTGAGTGACATCCCCCTCCTTGAAGCCATTATCAAGGAGACATTCAGGCTCCACCCACCAGTCCCTCACTTAATCCCACACACAGCCTCTGAGGCATGTGAAGTGGCTGGCTACTACGTTCCCAAAGCCACTGTCCTTCTAGTCAACGTGTGGACTATATGTAGAGACCCGGAGGTCTGGTCTCGTCCAATGGAGTTTGACCCAAGCCGGTTCCTTCCTGGCGGGGAGAATGCTGACGTGGATGTGAAAGGGAGTCACTTTGAACTGATCCCGTTCGGCGCCGGCCGCCGGATATGCCTCGGAATGCGGCTCGGGATGAGGATGACGACGTTGCTGCTAGCCAGCTTGGTGCATGGCTTTGATTGGGCCTTGCCTGATGGGCTTTCTCCTGAGAATATGAACATGGATGTGGAGTATGGGCTGACTTTAGAACGTATTGTTCCTTTGGTGGCTCGGCCCATACCAAGGTTGGCACCTAATGCTTATGTGGTGTAG